Proteins found in one Triticum urartu cultivar G1812 chromosome 4, Tu2.1, whole genome shotgun sequence genomic segment:
- the LOC125552183 gene encoding uncharacterized protein LOC125552183, with amino-acid sequence MESIDIEPALPPLPSMASGFAPDIWQWIRSLPGQWRADESHSLQICSSPSTNQSLNLVVTRQSEETHPFSLSFSICDGSRDHDPVSLWSSHYSKLKPANTTDVAAQFLLEIVCGVLRYGPYSSSRAIFRLPAVHVSEGSGKILSLSVLALAFLVCIYEAPSTPRREFIGAITARLTRDEMRHAARELMLALGSDLEEQWMRSLNLGVTNWAMEALRSGAGTSSPLRFAVFSYALSASRLWKVQLYCPVVAMTMENHPSHHHHQQQQHQLVKDERLLFSLNYQQLESVIQFTYRVAFQENWIDVAVNVDNIRCDVIQLVSETLMARQGHGSDEKHFPSRISLQLTPMAQSDILSLSVSRSTDNPVQEVGTDKGIDTTLAAAPASIGISVSAHETVTRTMKPWKFEHSVHGNTASLNWFLHGSGGGGREVFSSDPPKLELFQPRSWFRNRYTSPSRPFTRSGGVIFAGDEYGEGVCWRMCAAAAGKTMEWEIKGRIWVTYWPNKKRTLHTETRRLEFRELLHLTIGE; translated from the exons ATGGAGTCCATAGACATAGAGCCAGCTCTTCCTCCTCTGCCATCCATGGCTTCTGGCTTTGCTCCTGACATCTGGCAGTGGATCAGGAGCCTCCCCGGGCAATGGAGGGCAGACGAATCCCACTCTCTCCAGATATGCAGTTCTCCATCCACAAACCAATCCCTCAACCTCGTAGTCACCAGACAATCTGAAGAAACCCATCCCTTCAGTTTGTCTTTCTCCATCTGTGACGGGTCCCGTGACCACGATCCAGTCTCGCTCTGGAGCTCCCATTATTCCAAGCTGAAACCTGCGAACACCACAGACGTTGCGGCCCAGTTCTTGCTCGAGATCGTCTGCGGGGTGCTCAGGTACGGGCCTTACTCTAGCAGCAGGGCCATCTTCAGGCTACCGGCCGTGCATGTGTCCGAAGGTTCGGGCAAGATCCTCAGCCTGTCCGTCCTGGCCCTGGCGTTCCTGGTCTGCATCTACGAGGCCCCGTCCACGCCCCGGCGGGAGTTCATCGGCGCGATCACCGCACGGCTGACCCGCGACGAGATGCGCCACGCAGCGAGGGAGCTTATGCTGGCCCTCGGGTCCGACCTGGAGGAGCAGTGGATGCGGTCGCTGAATCTGGGCGTCACCAACTGGGCCATGGAGGCTCTCCGGTCAGGCGCCGGCACGTCGTCCCCGCTGCGTTTCGCGGTGTTCTCCTATGCTCTGTCGGCGAGCAGGCTATGGAAGGTCCAGCTGTACTGCCCGGTCGTGGCCATGACCATGGAGAACCACCCGTCCCATCACcaccaccagcagcagcagcaccagCTGGTCAAAGACGAGAGACTGCTCTTCTCGCTCAACTACCAGCAGCTCGAGAGCGTCATCCAGTTCACGTACAGAGTCGCGTTCCAGGAGAACTGGATCGACGTCGCCGTCAACGTCGACAACATACG GTGCGACGTGATACAGCTGGTGTCCGAGACTCTCATGGCGAGGCAAGGCCACGGCTCCGACGAGAAGCACTTCCCGTCGCGCATATCGCTGCAGCTCACGCCCATGGCGCAGTCGGACATCCTCTCGCTCTCCGTGAGCAGGTCCACGGACAACCCCGTCCAGGAGGTCGGCACCGACAAGGGCATCGACACGACGCTCGCCGCCGCACCGGCGTCGATCGGCATCAGCGTGTCGGCGCACGAGACGGTGACCAGGACCATGAAGCCCTGGAAGTTCGAGCACTCGGTGCACGGTAACACGGCGTCACTGAACTGGTTCCTccacggcagcggcggcgggggcAGGGAGGTCTTCTCCAGCGACCCGCCCAAGCTGGAGCTCTTCCAGCCGAGGTCCTGGTTCAGGAACCGGTACACCAGCCCCAGCAGGCCCTTCACCAGAAGCGGAGGAGTCATCTTTGCCGGCGACGAGTACGGGGAGGGCGTGTGCTGGAGGATGTGCGCGGCCGCAGCCGGCAAGACCATGGAGTGGGAGATCAAGGGCAGGATATGGGTCACCTACTGGCCAAACAAGAAGAGGACGCTGCATACGGAGACCAGGAGGCTCGAGTTCAGAGAGCTGCTGCATCTCACCATTGGAGAGTAG
- the LOC125552184 gene encoding 17.4 kDa class I heat shock protein, with protein MSLIRRSNVFDPFSLDFFDPFDGFPFGSGSSNSGGSLVPRTSSDTAAFAGARIDWKETPEAHVFKADVPGLKKEEVKVEVEDGNILQISGERNKEQEEKTDTWHRVERSSGKFLRRFRLPENAKAEQVKASMENGVLTVTVPKEEAKKPDVKSIQISG; from the coding sequence ATGTCGCTGATCCGCCGCAGCAACGTGTTCGACCCCTTCTCCCTCGACTTCTTCGACCCTTTTGACGGCTTCCCCTTCGGCTCCGGCAGCAGCAACAGCGGCGGCAGCCTCGTCCCGCGCACCTCCTCCGACACGGCGGCCTTCGCGGGCGCGCGCATCGACTGGAAGGAGACGCCCGAGGCGCACGTGTTCAAGGCGGACGTCCCCGGGCTGAAGAAGGAGGAGGTGaaggtggaggtggaggacggcAACATCCTCCAGATCAGCGGCGAGCGGAACAAGGAGCAGGAGGAGAAGACCGACACCTGGCACAGGGTGGAGCGCAGCAGCGGCAAGTTCCTCCGCAGGTTCCGGCTCCCGGAGAACGCCAAGGCGGAGCAGGTGAAGGCGTCGATGGAGAACGGCGTGCTCACCGTCACCGTGCCCAAGGAGGAGGCCAAGAAGCCCGACGTCAAGTCCATCCAGATCTCCGGCTAG
- the LOC125553973 gene encoding 18.1 kDa class I heat shock protein-like, with the protein MSSIRRTNMFEPFSLDFFDPFDGFPFDSDSNSSGNLVPRTSSDTAAFTGACIDWKEVPEAHVFKADVPGLKKEGVKVEVEDDNIIQISGERNKEQKEKTDTWHRMERSSGKFLHRFRPRVLSVGSFGLPYIHLFYLGYFATS; encoded by the coding sequence ATGTCGTCGATCCGCCGCACCAACATGTTTGAACCCTTCTCCCTTGACTTCTTCGACCCCTTCGACGGCTTCCCTTTCGACTCCGACAGCAACAGCAGCGGCAACCTCGTCCCGCGCACCTCCTCTGACACGGCGGCCTTCACGGGCGCGTGCATCGACTGGAAGGAAGTGCCCGAGGCACACGTGTTCAAGGCGGATGTGCCGGGGCTGAAGAAGGAGGGGGTGaaggtggaggtggaggacgacaacatcatccagatcagcggcgagcggaacaaggagcagaaggagaAGACTGACACCTGGCACAGGATGGAGCGCAGCAGCGGCAAGTTCCTCCACAGGTTCAGGCCTAGGGTATTAAGTGTTGGCAGTTTTGGACTTCCTTACATCCATCTGTTTTACTTGGGCTATTTTGCTACTTcctag